Sequence from the Bacillus thuringiensis genome:
GATCCAAATATTTCATCATTACTACAATCTCACATTCAAAAGTACGGTTACGACGCTGTTGTTACTGAAAACTTTGATGATATTATGGAATCGTTTAACGCTGTAAAGCCACATCTTGTTTTACTTGATGTAAACTTACCAAAATTCGATGGGTTCTACTGGTGCCGTCAAATCCGTCATGAATCTACTTGTCCTATTATTTTCATTTCAGCTCGTGCTGGTGAGATGGAACAAATTATGGCGATTGAAAGCGGTGCGGATGATTATATTACAAAACCGTTCCACTATGACGTTGTAATGGCAAAAATTAAAGGTCAATTACGCCGTATTTACGGTGATTATGCGCCAAATATTTCTGAACGTATCGTTGAGGTAGAAGGTTTAAAACTATTCCCAGAACGTCCAGAAATTCATTTTGGATCTGAGCAAGTTCTTTTAACGAAGAAAGAGGCTATTTTAGCAGAAATGTTATTATCTAAATTCCCTCGTACAGCGAGCCGTGAAGATTTATTAGCTGCGCTTTGGGATGACGAGAGCTTCGTTGAAGAAAACACATTAAACGTAAACATTACGCGCCTTCGTAAAAAGTTCAATGAGCTTGGTATTGAAAATGCTATTGAAACAGTGCGCGGACTTGGGTATCGTTTTAACGCAACTTGGAGTGAATAAGCATGAAGCTATTTCTACGTGATCATTTTGCATTTTTTCTACTGTACGTATTAAACTTCGGTATCATCTTCGTTCTTTATGATGCAGTAGATGGATTTCAAAATAATAAATTTTACTTCGTCGTTTTAAGCTTATACTTATTTATTTGTTTCCTCGCTTACCGTTACGTTCGCAATCGTAGAATGTACCATAGATTAAGTGAACAACCAGAAAAAATGGAAGATGCGTTTATTGAAAGAGCAACAGCTCCGATGCCTCACGGTGTAAATGAACTCGTGCGCACGCAATATCGTCTATTCCAAAAAGAACTACAATCGTACGAAGTAAAACAACAAGAACATCAATTATTCATTAACCACTGGGTGCATCAAATGAAGACGCCTGTTTCTGTTATGCAACTTATGGTATTGGAAATGGAAGACGAGCATTTAATTCCAAAGTTTAAAAAAGAATTAGAACGTCTAAACCAAGGGCTTGATATGGCTTTATATATGGCAAGGTTAAATAACTTCCATGAAGACTTCCATGTTGAGACGATTTCATTAAAAGATACCGTAACAAAAAATATTAATGGATTAAAAGAACTATTCATTCGAAACGGAGTCTTCCCTGTTTTAGAAGTTCATTCTGATTTAAAAGTTGCTTCTGATGCGAAATGGCTAAAATTTATCATCTATCAGTTAATGACAAATGCAGTTCGTTACTCTGGTGAGCGCGGAAAGAAAGTATTCTTATCCGCTTACCGAAACGGAAAAGATATTATTTTAGAAGTTCGTGATGAAGGTGTTGGTATTCCGCAAGAAGATATTCGAAGAGTATTCGAACCGTTTTACACTGGGAAAAATGGCCGTACATTCGGAGAATCTACTGGAATGGGACTTTATATCGTAAGTAAAATTTGTGATTATTTAGGTCACTCTGTCAAACTAGATTCTGAAGTTGGTAAAGGAACGACGATTAAAATCATCTTCCACAACGCTGCAAATAATCAAGCAGAACATACGGAGAAGGTGACCGAAGCATGATCGTGACATATGCTAGCAAAATGTATGAGAACTTACTCTCATACATTTTTTACAATAAAACTACATATTTGCCTTCTAGCAGGAGGTACGTATTATGACCTTTTGGCAGTTTGCCTTTAAAAATGTAACACGTAATTCCAGAGCTTATTTTGCTTATTTCGTAAGCAGCTCGTTTTCCATCGCTGTTTTCTTTTCATTCGCTGTTTATTTATTCCATCCGAAATTACAAAATTTTGGCATAGTCTCTGAAATTTCAGGATTAATGATATTTTCAGAGGTAGTAATTGTATTTTTCTCTTTCTTCTTTTTACTATATTCCATTGGAACTTTTTTAAAAGTTAGAAAAAAACAATTCGGCGTTTTGACCGTTTTAGGAATATCGAGAAAACAATTACATCGTCTCGTTTTTATGGAAAATATGTTAATCGGTATTTTATCTATCTTTTTCGGTATGCAGTTTGGACTTGTATTTTCACAATTTTTCTTATTAGTCACAGCAAAAATTACGCACGTACCAGGCATATATTTATACTTGCCTATTAACGCGTTTATTTTAACAACAATTGTTTTTCTAAGTCTCTTTATCGTTGTATCTACATTCACACCGATGCTTATCCGTACAAAAAAAGCGGTACGTCTTTTAAAAATAAATGTCGGAAAACAAAAAGAAAAAAAACCATCCATACTCGTTTCTTTATTTGGTGCGATTTGTTTATTAGGTGGCTATGCGTTAGCTGGAAATCCTAAATATTTCGTATCAGTAAGCCCGCAAGTAGGTGTTATCTATATGTTTTCAAGTATTTTTGTTATTCCAACGCTTGTTACAATCGGAACCTATTTCTTCTTTTCACAAATTAGTTTCTTACTTATTTATATTTTAAAGAAAAGAAGAAAGTTTTATATGAAACGAATTAATATGCTTTGGATTTCGGATTTAGCCAACCGTATTCGAACAAATATTAATATGCTGTTTATTGTAGCGATGCTATCTACAATCGCTTTCACAATGATTACATTCTTATATGGATTCGGGAAGTTTATTAAGCTAGAAGTTAATAGAACTTCTCCTTTCCCAATTTCTTATTTTTCGTATGATGCGAATCCTTTTGTTACAGAGCATTTAAATTGGCTTGAGCAACAATTACAAAAAGAGCATTTCCCTTATGAGAAAATAAAAGCTGATATATATGAAGCGCCACTAAAAGAAGATAAAGATGTAAATATTTATAATGACGTATACG
This genomic interval carries:
- a CDS encoding response regulator transcription factor — its product is MYKILIVEDDPNISSLLQSHIQKYGYDAVVTENFDDIMESFNAVKPHLVLLDVNLPKFDGFYWCRQIRHESTCPIIFISARAGEMEQIMAIESGADDYITKPFHYDVVMAKIKGQLRRIYGDYAPNISERIVEVEGLKLFPERPEIHFGSEQVLLTKKEAILAEMLLSKFPRTASREDLLAALWDDESFVEENTLNVNITRLRKKFNELGIENAIETVRGLGYRFNATWSE
- a CDS encoding sensor histidine kinase gives rise to the protein MKLFLRDHFAFFLLYVLNFGIIFVLYDAVDGFQNNKFYFVVLSLYLFICFLAYRYVRNRRMYHRLSEQPEKMEDAFIERATAPMPHGVNELVRTQYRLFQKELQSYEVKQQEHQLFINHWVHQMKTPVSVMQLMVLEMEDEHLIPKFKKELERLNQGLDMALYMARLNNFHEDFHVETISLKDTVTKNINGLKELFIRNGVFPVLEVHSDLKVASDAKWLKFIIYQLMTNAVRYSGERGKKVFLSAYRNGKDIILEVRDEGVGIPQEDIRRVFEPFYTGKNGRTFGESTGMGLYIVSKICDYLGHSVKLDSEVGKGTTIKIIFHNAANNQAEHTEKVTEA
- a CDS encoding FtsX-like permease family protein, producing the protein MTFWQFAFKNVTRNSRAYFAYFVSSSFSIAVFFSFAVYLFHPKLQNFGIVSEISGLMIFSEVVIVFFSFFFLLYSIGTFLKVRKKQFGVLTVLGISRKQLHRLVFMENMLIGILSIFFGMQFGLVFSQFFLLVTAKITHVPGIYLYLPINAFILTTIVFLSLFIVVSTFTPMLIRTKKAVRLLKINVGKQKEKKPSILVSLFGAICLLGGYALAGNPKYFVSVSPQVGVIYMFSSIFVIPTLVTIGTYFFFSQISFLLIYILKKRRKFYMKRINMLWISDLANRIRTNINMLFIVAMLSTIAFTMITFLYGFGKFIKLEVNRTSPFPISYFSYDANPFVTEHLNWLEQQLQKEHFPYEKIKADIYEAPLKEDKDVNIYNDVYAIKQSDYNKLADSLRMKQLFVNDNEAYVLTGTSYITIFNEFEQSYKRDYITLSSTNTKLKVKGYEHINAIPSDFSYQTIVLPDIVVNNLPNTVKHISAYNYKIQNWEQTYEIADNFIEKVQKDRNKFQYEGPLIRSFESAGSLYKITSGSAAYFLIGTFLGVIFFIGAGSVLYFRMYTDLTNEQEKYITISKIGVTDKEMKRSATIQLSILFFVPYIMASIHTMFATKMLQDVIGLSLFKEVSAVLIIFGVVEIVFFLFIRSLYMQKLSQYTNGQII